One genomic segment of Kordiimonas sp. SCSIO 12603 includes these proteins:
- a CDS encoding YciI family protein translates to MYIITLKFSENKNLASEYMASHRDWIEEGFKEYNFLLVGSIKPSLGGVIITHNTTKDTLETFVQKDPFVIQNVVTAEILEVSPTRTADSLAFLAKS, encoded by the coding sequence ATGTATATTATCACTTTAAAATTCAGCGAAAATAAGAACCTAGCCTCAGAATATATGGCATCCCATAGAGATTGGATCGAAGAAGGTTTCAAGGAATATAATTTCCTTTTAGTGGGTAGTATAAAGCCCTCCCTTGGAGGCGTAATTATCACTCATAACACAACAAAAGACACGCTAGAGACCTTCGTTCAAAAAGATCCTTTTGTAATTCAAAATGTTGTCACTGCAGAGATACTGGAAGTATCCCCAACACGCACTGCAGATTCTCTTGCGTTTCTCGCTAAATCCTAG
- a CDS encoding DNA-3-methyladenine glycosylase I, with product MSQIFKSRDNRMRCGWCAATDDYIHYHDTEWGYPVSDDIRLFEKLCLEGFQSGLSWRTILSKRDNFRKAFDGFDFNKIALFTEEDVKRLLTDQGIVRHRGKIEATINNAKRAKEMVDEFGSIAAYIWRYEPDANSLGIPQTASTSEESITISKDLKKRGWKFVGPTTVYAFMQAMGLINDHAEGCEFREKAFEIRKNFKKPK from the coding sequence ATGTCCCAGATATTTAAAAGCCGTGATAACAGAATGCGCTGCGGTTGGTGTGCCGCAACAGATGATTATATACATTATCACGACACAGAATGGGGATACCCAGTCAGTGATGATATCAGACTATTTGAAAAGTTATGCCTTGAGGGATTTCAATCCGGGCTTAGCTGGCGAACGATCTTGAGCAAACGCGATAACTTCCGCAAGGCATTCGATGGTTTTGACTTTAACAAAATAGCATTATTCACAGAAGAAGATGTGAAGCGCCTACTTACTGACCAAGGTATTGTCCGTCACCGCGGTAAAATAGAAGCTACTATCAACAACGCAAAACGCGCAAAAGAAATGGTAGATGAATTTGGCTCTATCGCAGCCTACATTTGGAGATACGAACCTGATGCAAATTCCTTAGGCATACCTCAAACGGCCTCCACATCTGAAGAATCAATTACAATATCAAAAGACTTAAAGAAGCGTGGTTGGAAATTTGTTGGCCCTACAACGGTATACGCCTTCATGCAAGCTATGGGGCTTATCAACGACCATGCAGAGGGATGTGAGTTTAGGGAAAAAGCATTCGAGATAAGGAAAAACTTCAAAAAGCCAAAGTGA